In Streptobacillus canis, the DNA window ATATGAAGTATATACAATATCCTAAATGTACAACTTGCCAAAAAGCACTAAAACATTTAGAAGAAAAAGGATGTAAATTAGAAAAAAGACATATAGTTGATGAAAAGTTATCTAAAGAAGAGCTAAAAGAAATATATGAAAAATCAGGATTAGATATAAAAAAAATGTTTAATACTAGTGGGATTTTATATAAAGAAATGAACTTGAAAGAAAAATTAGATACTATGACATTAGATGAAAAATTAGAAGTTTTATCTACTAATGGAATGTTAGTTAAAAGACCTATTTTAATAGATGGAGATAAAGTTATTATAGGATATAAAAAAGAAAACTACGATAATATCTAGGAGTGAGTATGAGTAAATGTTTAACTGTTACTGAAGTAGGAACTTTAGTTGAAAAATTGATAAAAGGTAGTGATATTAAGAATTTATATATTGAAGGTGAAGTATCTAATATTACTTATCAAAAATCAGGACATCTTTATTTTACGTTGAAAGATTCAGCAGCGCAGATAAAATGTGCAGTTTTTGGATATTTATATAAAAACAATATACCAAGAGATTTAAAAGAGGGTGAGAAAGTAAAAGTTTTTGCAAGTATTTCTTATTATAAACCTTCAGGAACTATTAATTTTAATGTTGAGACTTTAGAAAAAATGGATAGTATTGGTTTGCTTTATCAAAAACTAGAGGAATTAAAAAAAGAATATCTTGAAAAAGGGTATTTTGATGAAGATAAGAAAAAGAAAATACCAATAACAGTTAAAAGATTGGGAGTAGTTACTGCTGAAACAGGAGCAGCAATTAAGGATATAATAAATACAACACATAATAGGGATAAATATGTAGATATTTTTCTTTATCCTGTAAAGGTACAAGGTGAAGGTGCAAAAGAGGAAATAGTAGAAGCAATTAAGTATTTTAATGCAAATCAAGATAAATATAATTTAGATGCATTAATAGTTGGACGTGGTGGAGGAAGTATAGAGGATTTATGGGCCTTTAATGAAAGAGAAGTTATTGAAGCAATATATGAATCAAATATATTTGTAGTTTCTGCAGTAGGTCATGAGACAGATACATTATTATCTGATTTTGTTGCTGATTTAAGAGCTTCTACACCAACACAAGCAGCTGAAAAAATAATAAGAAACTATAATGAAGTAATGAATAATTTACAAACATTTGAATACAAAGTAACGAGATGTTTAGAGAATAAATATAATTCTTTAAAAAAAGAGATGGAAACTTTAAAAAATTCGTATATAATAAGAAACTTTGAAGATAATTTTACGGATAGAAGACTATTGTTGTCAGATTTAGAAGAAAAGATAGATAGAAATATTAAAATAAAATTTGATAGAGCAAATCATAATATGGAGGTTATTAAATCTAAAATTAATTTAAATAATTTACTATCAAAGTTAGAAAATTTAAGTATGATTTTAGAATCAAATAGTGAAAAGATTGTAAAAATAATTGAAAATAAAATAGAAAAGAAAAAATTTGAATTAGAAAACTTAAAATTAAATGTAGCAAAACATTCTAATGAAGATATTTTGAAAAAAGGATATACAATTACGACATATAAAGGTAAGGTTGTAAAAAGAAGTATTGAAGTTAGTAGTGGAAGTACAATTAAGACAAGATTTTCTGATGGATATATAGAAAGTAAAGTTAAATAGGAGGCATTATGAAAAGAACAGATTTTTTATCTTGGGATGAATATTTTATGGGAATAGCATTTTTATCAGCAAATAGAAGTAAAGATCCAGTAACACAGGTTGGTGCATGTATTGTTAAAGATAGTAAAATTGTGGGAATAGGGTATAATGGATTTCCTATGGGATCTAGTGATGATGAAGTACCTTGGGGGAAAGAAGGAGACTTTTTAAATACTAAATATGCATATGTTGTACATGCAGAATTAAATGCAATTTTAAATAGTAATAGAGATTTAAAAGGATCAACAATATATGTAACACATTTCCCTTGTAATGAGTGTGCTAAAAGTATTATTCAAACAGGTATATCAAAAGTTGTATTTTTTTCTGATAAACACAAAGATAAAGATAGTTCTATAGCATCAAGAAGAATGTTAAATAATGCAGGTATAGAAATAGTTAAATTAGAATTAGGAATAGAAGAATTAGTTATTAAATTTAAAGATTAAGAGGATAGAAGATGTATTTAAAGGCGTTAGAATTAAATGGATTTAAGTCTTTTTCTACTAAGACTGTTATAGATTTTACACAAGGGATTACATCTATAGTTGGTCCAAATGGAAGTGGAAAGAGTAATATATTAGATGCAATATTATGGGTATTAGGTGAACAAAGCTATAAAAATATACGGGCTGCGATGAGTAGTGATGTAATTTTTTCTGGTGGAAAAAATAAAAAACATGCTAATAGTGCTGAAGTTAGTCTATTGATAGATAATACAGATAGATACTTAGATTATGAGGCTGACGAAGTTAAAATTACTAGAAGAATATATAGAAATGGTGATGGGGAATATTTAATTAATAACAGAAAATCTAGATTAAAAGATATCCATAATTTATTTATGGATACTGGAATAGGTAAACAAGCTTATTCAATTATTGGTCAAGGTAGAGTTGAAAGAATTATCGGTTCTAATCCAAAAGAAATTAGAGAAATTTTAGAAGAAGCAGCTGGAACAAAAAGAGCAAAAGTAGAGAAAGAAGAAGCTTTAAAAAAATTATCTAATGTACAAGTTGAATTAGATAAAATAATTTACGTTGAAAAAGAATTAGAGCAAAGAGTTAAAAGATTAAAAGAAGAATCAGAAAAAGCAGGGTTATATAATAGTATAGTTCATCAAATTAATGTTAATAAATACATGCTTTATGAATATAATATAAATAATATTTCTAATGAACAAACCAAATTAAACAATGAGAAAGAAACTAATAATAAAAAAATTGAAGAGATACAATCTAAACTTGAATTAGAAAAAAATAGTTTAATAGAAACAGGTGAAAAGAAAAATAATTTAATACAGTCTATAGAAGAAGAAAAAAATAAATTGAATAATATTTTTAGAGAATTAGAAGAAATAAAAGAAAGTTTAAGTATTTCTATAAGAGAAAAGTCAAATTATGAAGTAAAATTATCTGAAAAATTAGCTATTAAAGATAAATTGTTACAAGAAGAAAAAGGATATAGTGAGAAATTATTTAATGAAAATAAAGAAATTAATGATTTAACCAAAGAATATAAAAAGAAAAACGAAATAATAGATAACTTAAAAGAAAAGATTGATTATTTAACAAAATTACGTAATGAAATCGAAGAAAAATTATCAGTACATGAAAAAGCTATAAATGAAATAGAAATGAAGAGATATAGATTAAGAGGAGATAATGAAGATTTAGAAAGAAAAAATAAATTAACAGAAAATAATATCGCTAAACTTGAAGAAGAAAAAAAAGCATTAACTTTAAATCTTGAAAAAATAAAATTAGAATTTGATGCATTAAAGAACAAACAAATATCACAAGAAGAATCTAATAAAAATATTATTGATAAACAAAAGGAATATACTGAAAAAATATCAAGATTAGAAAGAGAAAGAAAAGTATTAATAACCGAGAGGCAAAGATTAATTTTTGAAAAAGAATCAAAAATTTCAAAATTAACATCTATACAAAAAACTCTTGATGATAATGTATTCTTAACAGCATCAAGTAAATATATTTTAGATACATTTAAAAATGATAAAAATATTGTTGGAAGTGTTTCTAATTTATTAGAAATTCCTGAAAAATACTTAACGGCAATTTCTACTTTGATTGGATTTAGTTTAAATGATATTGTAATTAAAAATGCCAGTGGAAGTAAAAAATATATAGAAGAATTAAAGAATAAAAAGATTGGAACAATATCTTTTTTACCATTAGATACAATTAAAGTTTCAACAAAGTTATCTAGATTACCAGAAGGTAAAGGTGTAATAGATTTTGCAAGAAATATTGTTAAAATAAAAGAAAATGAAAATATTAAAGTTGTAGATCACTTATTATCTAATGCTATAGTAGTTGAAGATTTAGATATAGCAAATTCATTAATAATAAATGGATATAGTGATAGAATAATAACTTTAGATGGAGACCTAGTTTCTGCTAGAGGTAGAATATCTGGTGGATATAAGAAAAATAAGGTAGATTTAACACTTAGTAAAAAAGAAGAGTTAAACACTATAAAAAAAGAAATTGAAATTTTAGAAAATAAAAATAAAGACTTTGAAAATAAATTTGCTGAAATAACTAAAAAAATTGAGAGTGTAGATGAAAAATTAAATCTTGAAAATGAAAAAGTAAGTAAATTTAAATTAGAGTATAATGATATAAAATATTTACTTGATTTAAAAAATAATGAAGTATCTAGTTTAGAAAGAAAAATAGATACAATTAACTATGAAATAAAAGATAGTAAATTAATGATAGTAGAAAATACGAATAAGATAGATAATAATCTACAAGAAATAGATAAATCTATGAATGTTATAGAAGAAATATATAGTGAGAGAGAAGAGTTAGAATTTAAATTAGGTGAAATAGAAGATTTAGATAAACATCAGACTAAGTTACATCATTTACTTGTTGATTTTGCTGTTTTAAATGAAAAATTAACTAATAAGAAAAATTCTAAAGATGAACTTGAATTAGTGTATAATAAAGTAAGAAAAGATTTAGAAGAAATAGATATATTTGAACATAATAAAGATGAGTTATTTGGTAAGTATAATGATGAAATTGAAGAAAAAAATTCTAAAATAGAGGAATTAACAAATAATAAAAATAACTTAAGTGAATGTATATCTGATGATGAAGTTCAACTAAAAGAATTAGAGAAAAAAGAAACAAATCATTTTACTAGTATTAGTGAATTAGAAAAAGAAACTATTAAAATGATAAATATAGTAGAAAAATTATCAGAAAGTATAGGTAGAAATTCTAAAGAACTTGAAAGTCTAAATGAAAAAATGGAAGAATTACATGAAAGTAAAGAGAGTATAGTAAATGACTTTAACTATAACCCTCTAGAAGAGGAAAATGTAAGTACTGTTAAGAGTAATATTACAAGATTAGAAAATAAAAAGAATAATATAGGTACTGTAAATCTTTCATCTATAGAAGAATATAATTTTGAAAATGAGAGATATATAGAATTAGTTTCTCAAAAACAAGATTTAGAAAATAGTTCTAACTCTATAAGAGACTTGATATCAAATATAGAAAATGATATGGTAAATAAATTTACATTTGCATTAAATGAAATAAAAAATAATTTTAAATATATGTGTTCAGAAATATTTTATGGTGCAAAGGGAGATATTAAATTAACTAATCCAGAAAATATTTTAACTACTGGATTAGAATTAAGTGTAAAATATAAGAATAAACCAGAGCAAACATTAATGTTATTATCTGGTGGTGAAAAATCAATGTTAGCTGTTTCATTTATTATGGCAATATTTATGTTTAAGCCTTCACCATTTACATTCTTTGATGAAATAGAGGCTGCACTTGATGAAGCAAATACTAAAAAAATAGTGGAACTTTTAAGAAGATTTATTGATAAATCACAATTTATATTAATTACACATAATAAAGAAACAATGAAAGGTTCAGATAGGTTATATGGAGTAACTATGAACAAAGAGATAGGGGAATCAAAAATTGTTTCTGTAGATATATAGGAGGAAAAATGAAAAAGTATTTAGTATTATTATTAATACTTGGAATGTATAATATAAATTATACAAAAGAAGAAGGGGTAGAAGTAAAAGAAGAAAAAACAACAACAGTAGTTGAAGTAAAAAAAGAAGAACAAAAATCTGAAGAAAATAAACAAGAAGAAAAAAAAGAAGAAGTAAAAGTTGAAGAGAAAAAAAATGAGGTAATAAAAGAAGTTGAAACTGATGAAAAACCTCAAAAAAAAGAGGAAAAATCACAATTTAACTATATACAAAAATTTGATAATTTAGAAGAAAATGTAACTCTAAACTTAAAATTTGATAAATATTTTGATAAAAATTTAAATAGATTTGCATATACTAAAATAACAACTAATATCAGAAATTTACCTTCAACAAAAGGTACAAAAGTAATGGGTAGTATAAAACCAGGGACTAGATTACCGTTGCTAGGAATAATAAAAGGAAATGATGGTAAAGAATGGTTAGAAGTAATATATAAAGAAAAGAAACACTATCTTTATGCTGGAAATGCTAAAGTAAGAGGATTTAACTGGCAAAAAGCTATAGAAAAAGCTAATAAAATTAATGCATTTATTGTATCTGCAAATAAAGCTAAAAAAGATATTTATTTTCTAGATAGCTATGTTTCTTTAAATACTGAAACAGATGGTAAAAAAGATAAATTTGGTAATGCAGCAAATCAAAGTATAAAAGCTTATTTCAATAATAATAAAGAATACATTAATTTACCGGACAGATCTCTTGTAACTTTAGAAAAACAAGATGATAAATATGTTTATATAAAGACATTATCATATGGTGATGAGATTTATGCAGTACCAAAAGGGCATATAAGAAGATTTAAAAAAGCTAATGTTAATAAACTTGTAGATAAATTTATATACATTGATAGAGATAGTCAAACTCAAGTTACAATAGAAAGAAACAAGAATACAAATGTATATAATGTAAATGCAGTTGGATATATAACTACAGGTATAACAAAAGGTGTTGGATTTGTTACACCATATGGTGACTTTTTAGTTGCATATACAAAACCTGTTATGGCATATGCATCTGATTATGAAAAAGAACCAATTTTAAATTCAAAAGGAGAAAAAATAGGTGAAAAACCAATAGTTATTGGAGATGCAAGATATGCAATTAGATTCTCTGGTGGAGGATATCTGCATGGAATTCCATCAACTTTTGAACCAAAAGAAAATAGAGATGCTAGAAAGAGAGTTACAGCATCTAAATTAGGAACTATTCCTTTATCACATAAATGTGTAAGAAATGAAGATGATGTAATTGAACACTTATACAGATGGGTTAATGGAAAAAATAAAATTCAAAAAAATGGGTTTACATATCCAGAAGAAAATGTTATAGTAATTGTTGACTAAAAAATTAAATATAGATGTTCATAGGTGGCAGCGTTGAACGAGAAAAATTTAGGAGGAAAAATGTTAGGATTTTTAGGAAAAAACGAAGTTATCTGGCTTCTATATGTTTTAATCAATTATTCAGTTATTTTATTTGCTTACAGAAGATGGGGAAAAGTAGGACTAATGATTTTTGCACCTATCTCTATTATACTTGCAAATATACAAGTAAATAAATTAGTTTATTTATTTGGGATAGAAACTACTTTAGGTAATATTGCCTATAGTTCTATATTTTTAATTTCAGATATATTATCAGAAAATTATGGTAAGAAGGCAGCCTCTAAAGTTGTTGGAATTGGATTTTTAACTATGATTTTTACTACGGTTGTTATGAATATAGCGTTAGTATTAACTCCATCAAGTAGTGATACTAATCAAGTACATTTAGCAGCTATATTTACACCATTTATTAGATTGATGATAGCATCATTACTTGCATATGTTGTATCATCTAATATAGATATATATCTATATCAAGTTATAAAGAAAATATTCCCGGATTTCACTAATATTTGGATTAGAAATAATTTAAGTACTTTATTAAGCCAAGTATTAGATAATCTAATATTTAACTTTGTAGCATTTTATGGGGTATTCCCTGTATCGTTAATATTAACAATAACATTCTCAACATATTTCTTGAAAATAATTACTTCAGCATTAGATACACCGTTTGTATATATTGCAACTTATTGGAAGAATAAAGGAGTAATTGAAGAAATATAATATTATAGGAGATAGGAAGATGTTTAAAAAATATAAATCATATTTCCTGCCGGTAATTTTAATAATTATATCAGCATTTATACAATCATATACAATAGAAGTATTTATTATTCCATCTAAATTATTAACAGGTGGATTTACAGGATTATCTATTTTAATTAATATGATTTTATCAAATTTTGGTATTACTTTATCAGTAGGTGCATTACTAATTATATTAAATTTCCCTGTTG includes these proteins:
- a CDS encoding deoxycytidylate deaminase, giving the protein MKRTDFLSWDEYFMGIAFLSANRSKDPVTQVGACIVKDSKIVGIGYNGFPMGSSDDEVPWGKEGDFLNTKYAYVVHAELNAILNSNRDLKGSTIYVTHFPCNECAKSIIQTGISKVVFFSDKHKDKDSSIASRRMLNNAGIEIVKLELGIEELVIKFKD
- a CDS encoding L,D-transpeptidase family protein, with protein sequence MKKYLVLLLILGMYNINYTKEEGVEVKEEKTTTVVEVKKEEQKSEENKQEEKKEEVKVEEKKNEVIKEVETDEKPQKKEEKSQFNYIQKFDNLEENVTLNLKFDKYFDKNLNRFAYTKITTNIRNLPSTKGTKVMGSIKPGTRLPLLGIIKGNDGKEWLEVIYKEKKHYLYAGNAKVRGFNWQKAIEKANKINAFIVSANKAKKDIYFLDSYVSLNTETDGKKDKFGNAANQSIKAYFNNNKEYINLPDRSLVTLEKQDDKYVYIKTLSYGDEIYAVPKGHIRRFKKANVNKLVDKFIYIDRDSQTQVTIERNKNTNVYNVNAVGYITTGITKGVGFVTPYGDFLVAYTKPVMAYASDYEKEPILNSKGEKIGEKPIVIGDARYAIRFSGGGYLHGIPSTFEPKENRDARKRVTASKLGTIPLSHKCVRNEDDVIEHLYRWVNGKNKIQKNGFTYPEENVIVIVD
- the smc gene encoding chromosome segregation protein SMC, producing MYLKALELNGFKSFSTKTVIDFTQGITSIVGPNGSGKSNILDAILWVLGEQSYKNIRAAMSSDVIFSGGKNKKHANSAEVSLLIDNTDRYLDYEADEVKITRRIYRNGDGEYLINNRKSRLKDIHNLFMDTGIGKQAYSIIGQGRVERIIGSNPKEIREILEEAAGTKRAKVEKEEALKKLSNVQVELDKIIYVEKELEQRVKRLKEESEKAGLYNSIVHQINVNKYMLYEYNINNISNEQTKLNNEKETNNKKIEEIQSKLELEKNSLIETGEKKNNLIQSIEEEKNKLNNIFRELEEIKESLSISIREKSNYEVKLSEKLAIKDKLLQEEKGYSEKLFNENKEINDLTKEYKKKNEIIDNLKEKIDYLTKLRNEIEEKLSVHEKAINEIEMKRYRLRGDNEDLERKNKLTENNIAKLEEEKKALTLNLEKIKLEFDALKNKQISQEESNKNIIDKQKEYTEKISRLERERKVLITERQRLIFEKESKISKLTSIQKTLDDNVFLTASSKYILDTFKNDKNIVGSVSNLLEIPEKYLTAISTLIGFSLNDIVIKNASGSKKYIEELKNKKIGTISFLPLDTIKVSTKLSRLPEGKGVIDFARNIVKIKENENIKVVDHLLSNAIVVEDLDIANSLIINGYSDRIITLDGDLVSARGRISGGYKKNKVDLTLSKKEELNTIKKEIEILENKNKDFENKFAEITKKIESVDEKLNLENEKVSKFKLEYNDIKYLLDLKNNEVSSLERKIDTINYEIKDSKLMIVENTNKIDNNLQEIDKSMNVIEEIYSEREELEFKLGEIEDLDKHQTKLHHLLVDFAVLNEKLTNKKNSKDELELVYNKVRKDLEEIDIFEHNKDELFGKYNDEIEEKNSKIEELTNNKNNLSECISDDEVQLKELEKKETNHFTSISELEKETIKMINIVEKLSESIGRNSKELESLNEKMEELHESKESIVNDFNYNPLEEENVSTVKSNITRLENKKNNIGTVNLSSIEEYNFENERYIELVSQKQDLENSSNSIRDLISNIENDMVNKFTFALNEIKNNFKYMCSEIFYGAKGDIKLTNPENILTTGLELSVKYKNKPEQTLMLLSGGEKSMLAVSFIMAIFMFKPSPFTFFDEIEAALDEANTKKIVELLRRFIDKSQFILITHNKETMKGSDRLYGVTMNKEIGESKIVSVDI
- a CDS encoding queuosine precursor transporter, with the translated sequence MLGFLGKNEVIWLLYVLINYSVILFAYRRWGKVGLMIFAPISIILANIQVNKLVYLFGIETTLGNIAYSSIFLISDILSENYGKKAASKVVGIGFLTMIFTTVVMNIALVLTPSSSDTNQVHLAAIFTPFIRLMIASLLAYVVSSNIDIYLYQVIKKIFPDFTNIWIRNNLSTLLSQVLDNLIFNFVAFYGVFPVSLILTITFSTYFLKIITSALDTPFVYIATYWKNKGVIEEI
- a CDS encoding Spx/MgsR family RNA polymerase-binding regulatory protein is translated as MKYIQYPKCTTCQKALKHLEEKGCKLEKRHIVDEKLSKEELKEIYEKSGLDIKKMFNTSGILYKEMNLKEKLDTMTLDEKLEVLSTNGMLVKRPILIDGDKVIIGYKKENYDNI
- the xseA gene encoding exodeoxyribonuclease VII large subunit: MSKCLTVTEVGTLVEKLIKGSDIKNLYIEGEVSNITYQKSGHLYFTLKDSAAQIKCAVFGYLYKNNIPRDLKEGEKVKVFASISYYKPSGTINFNVETLEKMDSIGLLYQKLEELKKEYLEKGYFDEDKKKKIPITVKRLGVVTAETGAAIKDIINTTHNRDKYVDIFLYPVKVQGEGAKEEIVEAIKYFNANQDKYNLDALIVGRGGGSIEDLWAFNEREVIEAIYESNIFVVSAVGHETDTLLSDFVADLRASTPTQAAEKIIRNYNEVMNNLQTFEYKVTRCLENKYNSLKKEMETLKNSYIIRNFEDNFTDRRLLLSDLEEKIDRNIKIKFDRANHNMEVIKSKINLNNLLSKLENLSMILESNSEKIVKIIENKIEKKKFELENLKLNVAKHSNEDILKKGYTITTYKGKVVKRSIEVSSGSTIKTRFSDGYIESKVK